In Silene latifolia isolate original U9 population chromosome 6, ASM4854445v1, whole genome shotgun sequence, the genomic window attctagtaatcaaattaatatttgtattaagagtaattttcttggtacaatccttgaggagagattctaaactgaatcttgttcatccatttggaaagctcaagaactaagtaaggtaggagaccttactagtgccctaatagccgaaatatccaACGTAAGGAACctattttcctttttctttttttttgttttgttttgcatgcataagatccttaagtttttatgactaaaactttaaactaaaatatgtgatatgtaaaatatgatttcctacaagtggtatcagagcaacacggttgttgcatgcaaaatcgggttagtttttccgagttaatttgttaacaaataaaacttgttatttaggatttatgaagataaatcatgaaataatttttcatgttcaaattttctggtcctaaatggattttaggtcatatgggacgatttatggatttttattgttcattttatatattattggtattaaaatgtgatttttatgagaaaaatgtcatttttggacgaaaaatagctaaacttcgaatttttcagtgatttttggatatggtTTCACATATATAATCTAATGGTTGCATGTTAAATCTCGTAAATAACTAAGTTTTtttttgcatgaaatatggatCTTATAAGCTTAAATTGAATTTAAAGGGTAtgttaggttaatatgagttaactttcgaatatggtcatggaaattttatatgttgtcacatgcatttttactcagtgtgtgtaaaaatatTAGACGTATTGTacttcttatgcatgatttatgaatttttgagtaaaaattcaataaatagtgacttaaattagcctataatgctaaacatatttcatgacttaagaaaaacatccaatgttgcattttatcctaaattttcagatctaaaagtgaaaagttgattaaaattaattttctcatattttaatggtcatatttgatattaccgataaaccgcaacgatgtttttctcgaaaaaatttcaaaatttttaacctaagttttgaacattatgagtgtcatggtatttttccagaatattcatgagtttgaatttcaaattttgaaattatttgaaatttttataatttaatttggagtttatagtataatattgtattttttttttgtccatcatgaacaatattaataaatcaagttgaattattgtcaaaatgttagtgaagactaagttttgagtcctaagatggttagggtaattaacttgaacataaatatgaatttatgtaattttattgtgattttaataagttaaatcacgcaaatccagaaaaaccgatgtaatatacgatattggctcttatgaggcgatttagcataaaattaagcatgttcatacatattataatgctgcattttatttatgattgtcatatttttattttatataatttttgaattatgtaattttacttagtatggccttagtttttaattgatattacccgaaatgcatgggaatatcgattcgattataattattgtgatctcgtatcaccgttttgtaatttaatagatttaatttttattacaaatgtataataggaaattatgtaatttttaaattattacttgtaattccggagatccttgaagacggtgccattaagAAAGGCGTTCCaacaagacggtgttgccttagaatgcgtgccaagtgaagttcaagggaccaatggagttggtttccgaatttgttatagttaattagattttctattttaggaaggccatactaggactttatttttacGCTTAGCATtttttttatatgtttgcatccatcgctaaatcgccataactaaacatgcattttatttaatcgagtcatcgaccatgtcaattataattatcgtagttcaccgctttagttcacttaaaacgtgatagataataaattgacatgacctctcgctaaattaataattgagatatagccttaccaaatagtagaacccatgaagtaccaatttcataagggagttaagccggcttcaccgtaatacaaaccttgttacgttggcgaagtggggtagtaaaatgttattacatcgaaatttggaatgagctcaacggaagtatttgtgaccctagtcgcatgtgttccgggctaaagataaatattagagtaattttatcgaccgagagttctagaagtagaaacgattaaagagttaatccaccgagttatattgataagggatgaatcggctcaccgtgcccgagttaatatgaatttggatctcggaatcatttatcatagttgggtagaggtcactatgtaaatgctttacttgttaaaatatttacaagtattattttaacgatgaatgtttatttttccattattccgttatcatattgttcatttttctttacctcaattatatacgatatcatttcgattttagttcaaatctcaattaaaacaacgtaactaaagacaaattagAATTTTCTTccaaaaacctcgtattatccattgtaaggatctcttgtgaagagtatagataaaagttattcgcgatcaaaagggtttttgatttttgactaacatatctacttacaatgaattgtttcgcatgtgcttaattgagttaagtaatttgaaacgttaaatcattttggtgactagatttgttagaaatcgtaattaaacaaaataccgcaaccacttcaataaaagttttaagactaaacgaataaattgaagagttgTCTTCATGAATtttaattttgcttctcttaacaaagactcattgaaatgagtgggagcattctcttaaccgttaagaaaaggacgaggttcaaagaagttaaattagaatggaattgatacaaggtaatgataaaagtaaagttattgagaataacgatactaaacctatcaatcccaaccgataaagtttccattttggaagtgttagacactgaaaggaaactaccccaaattattgaagaatcaacaagttagttgtgggacatctaaatgggactttcttctttaaatgtttatttgattgacataagttttgctagtactacttcgtcattattagaaaccgatggtggttttcatcattgtatttgatacataggatgattagaatatgacgactagcaacaaatgatgtcgagagatagagtcattgtgtactcaatctagttttgggtttatagttgtaccttaattatgactattaagtgcatcaACTCTagataagaatataatcttgttaagatacaaaagtggtttaacttttgtgaccctatacaccacgattgatgtatggctagcccattatcaaggtgattatattctcaaccaaactagaatgatacatcatgtagatgatgtaagactcaaattggtaacccaagattaaactttaaattctggaatgatgaacgcaaagagttagcgagtactcttggaaccattagattgttaatcttatggtatatgcaaatcttgtattcaaagcaagatgtctcgtgctttttggttgaaaagaagaTCGAGGacgtaaatcattgatccaaaataggttgatcattttcttttaccaacgatttaagttgacactaatgtgttcacttaataaggtaaaaggagaaatctttgaagaagttcaaagagttccaggaatcacgatttagtcgtgatgggattatctaagtgaagactttgatataagccaaaggaaatgttatatagtatcacaagttaatctctcttagcgcGCATTATGGGATAAGGTGTGGTTAAATGAAAATATCAAAACTTATTCGAATTGGTttgaactttaatcaagttacttgatcttatttttggggattttatcattttgtctaaaataatttttccactaaatctaaacgattcatatgagatatgaaatggtagggtatcaTGCTtttaagttttcacaagaaacaaatgctcatttttccttacaataatcacgagtacaacgggattatggctcgtgaagctgtctttctagaatacaagtttaattctagaagacaaagtgggagaaaatattcaagagctacaaaagaattgtgtcataAATTGTATGTCgcgagaaactggtctttcttagcTACATgatgttgtttcttcgaaacctaggaggttgaactcatcacttgttgaagatgatgaattcgtgttacttttagaaagtaaagagcttgcaacttacaaagaaattgtttgattcaaattacttctggaaaggaatgaacatatgacttacatgagagtgtttaagtcacaactcaatacaaggcttagagccatgaaaatccgaaataaattccaagtggaattgttggatatcaaagagagatatcaaagcttgattagttgcaaagtgttttgcactattcggatcttcttagggattgtgtttcattatgatgatatatatatatatatatagcgagtgaatctaaaaccctcttcttcaattagaagaaaTGTATttaatacatgttatgagttttttagattcttacaatcctaagataatgtgcaacttaagagatggtcttaagtaggacatcaatgagttggaatcaatgttttgatcatgttataaaacttttttcgataagtcgagaagttgtgtttatacatgaagtttagtgggagttacgaaaattttgatttatcttatatgtggatgacatattgatcattgggaatgatttaagatttttggagtaatataatacatctttaatatccggatttatggagataaatccacatgatattagcgccaaataagaagtcttatgttgataagattcatggttagttcaatcgagttgaacattttgattgattccatttgctttcgttgccggatcaattaagtaggaaatgatgtatgacacttcatatacctttagtatgatgaattgtttcaaatcgaatttaagtaatagttacctagtagccatatagattatccttaagtgcttgaggaagcattaaggatgtaaagttaagtgttttttttgatacaattcactaatttgtgtaagggcttacactaatgactgttgagattgcgcAAGGTTTTCGACAAAACCGTACATCAAAACACATAAAGATGGTTAagaaaccattgtggctatgttatttaagaaatagattttctagaatcgttctaggcaataatgaacaatgagagatatttacaacggaaattgagtacacttgcaatcatgagatgtgcaagaaggatgagtcccgcacaccttgataacagtgggagccattctaaggcaagagagcctatgtctagattggatctagacacgtactcagtaAGTTTTTGTAATACAAGTGTatgcattacgaaaggaaaacaagtgtGTAGCAAGGTTGTGCaaggagttgctaaaacctactaaccaatgcctattcataggcttaacatgatgagtcatgtcatttcaattggattgagatgaacaactacatacaagatctaagttggattatagaatatgaagtagtaatcaggtattgactactcatatgataatcacatttatcatttgagttatcattaacttatcttgtactttgttatatccaatgggttgtagagacaatcatgaaccccattaaagtgaacggggattaacatagtattcgcccatagtcacttgtatgaggtgacgtctcgaagtgactagagtgtgatgcgattgatggcaagttcaagtgccatagagtcataagagatgactagtcgatcacataggcagactgtatgggacactctgtcgggcttatgaccgcttatagagttctggcaatttttatagcctggtcgtggcgagagctactatggtattcttatgagtcgattctttgactaatgactgttcgcctaagatggcacagtttcagagtgactttgatttatgttcggcggccttcgtaattggggtctaataggcatgttttgggtcatgatgagctgtggctaatcgaagggaagagtgcaatgggaattgtccatccccgtcagggttatcttatatctcaaggccactcgaggagtaatgaactggaaatgcgtggccacgctcggaaggtatctatggtagataaattccggtcagacagttattctccagatcgagaaaactactcacgatatgatcaaatgcaagtacgacctgcaagacaccttgcattgagtgggagatagtaataggacaagagaattggtgacgcacacttgtcgcggataagtgggagattgttggagtatgtgtcctcgacaataatgcgatcacatgtttaaatctcatattaagaatacataagggaatgtaacattttattgtcaactgatccacattaatcggtaatgattggctgactagagtttgacattactgtcgtgcgacagtggtgatcagttgatcccttaaggtcatacctctagggaaacattcttaattgattaattaattaattgtatgatcatacaagttaattaattccttaaaactgaacggatgattttgtgagttataatacgtatcttattataattcgattaaataagattcgttctaagtaattaaattgttttattacttaaagattattgtttatgaaacaattgaaattaaaattaattgattaattataaatacaagaagttgtgatttataattatgtgacccatttaagtaatagtaattgtgaattactagttaattttgtatgtgatttattttatttatataatgatttttaatgtgttaaaaatgcattatttaaaccacgcacatgtctagtaacatgtccaatatgtcacacaatacaaattaacaaattggcaaagttaaaatggatccatattaaccatatggaccgtgtaaatggaagaAGGAAGGAGTTTTTGTGCtttgattattttaattagtGGGTAACGTAATCATTACCTACTAATTATAGACTATTAtggctagtctcttgtgaagagcaactagaaaATATATTGGGCACCCtactgtgggatttatctgtatgcatccctttaattttaaggattataacgaattataatgatgaatactagtcataaaattaaattacataaacaaagagatgaagaatcaaccttcggtcctagcaaattcggcctaagaacaatatcgcaatgatattcgcctattagttgcacccaagacgatatgagaaatgcccttaacttgttgctagaatcgatccccaaatttcagtaaattaattagggttttgtttttgtgttttagatgagaggcaagaatgggaaaaagaaattaggttagaaataaatCCCCTTACTTACTTATATTAgccgaaaataagaaagaaaaggaggGATTATTCTTTCCATTTTCTCGGCCCAAAAATTCCGAAAATAAGAGagttattttctctcttttttggTTTTACTacctacccaaaaataaggagattaaatcttcttattttggtagtatacaaaatgtataaaatgtataaaatataaattgtcatctaatgaggatcgaacccataacctcttggtttgagtacccttactattaccaccattgttgtcagaatcccgattcgatcctacgatcctacgattttacaATCCAAAAACGCTTGACCGATCCCAGATCTTACGATTCTATTATGTTTGTAGAATCTTAAGATCCTATTCTGTTGAAAAATTTTAGAGGTAGGATCACAATAtgatcctacgattttacgattttacgatcctacgatccgattatatgataaaagaataaatatacattttatataatgacattGTAAAATTCGAATCTTGCATAAGTTGTAGAAACGTGTTCATAACGACGACATAAAAATTATTAcggttttttcccatggtaccctcaaactttgccagattacacatggtacccctcattttaagtttctacatatggtacccctgtgtttacttttttctttcccaaaatacccttcaGTAGACTTCCGTCATAACTCCGTTAATACTTTGACTAACGaccttttttttgttatttaatacACTAATCCTCATATATATCTAATACACTAATCCTAATTCTATACAATAAACTAACTTTAAAATCTAAATCCCCAAACcacattatcatcatcttcttcaaaatCACATCCAAAAAACCTCCTTTTCCACCCACCACCATACGAACCACCATCATCATGGTTTAGCAAATCAATCACCTGAAACAATCCTCGATCCCGCCGTCGCAATCTGCATCATCATCCGGCGTTTACGAGATTAACGCTGTCATGGAGAAACCCACCATCGATTTCTCCCACCTCCATCTCCTCCTTAACCAAACCTGCAACCACCTTGATGACTACATTATGTACCGCTTCTTTCTGCTTAGCCACCGGTTCTAATGATTTCGACAAATGGTGACGGACGGTGGCAAGATAGTGTAGGAGAGGTGGCGGAGTACGGTGGTGGATCGAGAAGAGTATAGCCATGATTCTGATTAAGCCTATCCAGCCACCTCGGTATTGGGATCGGGAGCGGATTTAGAGGGGGCGAGGCAGGTAGCGGCAgttaagaagaagatgatgatggttAGTATGGTGGTGGGTGGAAGAAGGATTTTTTGGGGTGattttgaagaagatgatgataatgggTGGTTTAATAATTTAGAATTAAAGTTAGTTTATTGTATAAAATTAGGATTAATGTATTAGATGAGGAGCATTAGTgtattaaataacaaaaaaaggGTCATTAGTTAAAAGGGCTAACGAAGTGATGACGGAAGTTTAAGAAAGGGTATAttgggaaagaaaaagggaaatacaggggtaccatatgtagaaacttaaaatgaggggtaccatgtgtaatctgccaaaattcgagggtaccatgggaaatttccgaaATTATTAATCAACAATAATTTAtggataaatattaataaatagggaaatttcccatggtaccctcgaactttggcagattacacatggtacccctcgtTTTAGGTTTCTGCATATGGTACCCCCGTGTTTATCTTTTTCCTTCCCAGAATACCCTTTTAACGAAATTCCGTCATAACACCGTCAAACCTCTTACTTAggacacttttttttgttataaaatacactaatccttattttatttaacAAATAAACACCCCTCAAGCTTAATCTCACTCACCCCTACTACCACTACACCATCAACACCAAACTCCAACGACCACCACTTGTCGCCAACACCGGAGCCCCGACAGAGGTCATGCGCGCATCCCCGTGTTTCGCCCAGCACCATATGAGCCACCATCATCATCTTAGCTTTCTCCCTCCATCATAATCATCCCTCCACCTCCCCCAAAAAACACATTAGGATGTCATGAGACTACTCTTGATTGAAAACATCAACTTTATAATCGATTTCACGCCATGATTGAGCTAGATATAAGCCGCCTCTCGCCATTACAGCTCTCACAGCATGGTGCATCTTTCGCATTTGATCCGACGACAGCAATGGCGTCTTAAAGAATCGACGATGACGATGATGGTGGGAGATGATCAGAGGGATTGAAGGAAGAAATGTCGGCTTTGCGAATTGCGATCTGGAGTCGATTAATGAGGTATGGTGATACCTCGTACTTCACCATTGATGAATGTTTATTGTAGATTATTGTAATcgatttggggatttagggttgaTAAGGGTGGAAATGGTGGTGGTTTTAATGGTGGCGGATTTTATTTGTTTAACGGATTGATGAGTGGGAAAGAGGAGAGAGGCGGCAGTGGTGTATTGTGAACTGGTTTGGCGACGTAGGAATGGTGGCACCGGCGTGGTGGTCAACGAGGGCGGGGCAGGTGACGGCAGTTAAGAAGAAGATGCTGATAATGAGTGGTTTTGGGATTAGATATTAAAGTTAGTTTAGTGTATAATATGAGGAATTAGTgtattaaataacaaaaaaaaagggTCATTAGTCAGATAAGTAACGGAGTGATGACGGAAGTTTGGCAAAGGGTATTCTGGGAAGGAAAAAGGTaaacacaggggtaccatatgtagaaacttaaaacgaggggtaccatgtgtaatctggcaaagttcgagggtaccatgggaaaaaaccgTAATAAATATGTATTTTGATCTTCAACtttatgtttttaccaaataaaaaactatatttagttaatttgtagaatcttacgctcctacgatccgattctaccgaatCGATTCTACCTGCTCCATCGATCCAAactagaatcccgatcctgacaacattgattaacactatgacacattcatcttgttgattaaatataaccgattacatttcattacgaattaacatattaatccgtccaagctaacattatatacattaattaaatataacttattatattcggAGAAAAAATGAAAGgttagagatagagagagaaaaagCTGCGAAAATCCCAAAAAATAGAACCCTAGATTTCAGCAATGACGGCTGCAAAATCTCCTTCGAAATCTTCACCAACaaattcaaaaaatcacaaaaattcagaAACTGTTTGTCGTAATAAATTTGATCTTCTTTCTCATAATAGTAATGAAGAATTTCCTGCTCTAACCAAAACCAACCAAGGACCTACAAGTGCGGATGTTCTTAAGGAGAAAGCCATTCATGAAGTTGTTGGAATTCCTCCATTGAACCTTGAGGTCTTGGTAGAAGATGTTACAGAGGAGGAAGAGGATGAAACAGAAGAGGCGGAATCTAGTATCAATGTCACGGCTTTACCAGTTATTGAAGAGGAGCCTTCGGGAGTCCTTCAATTTACTGCTGAGGAGGTGAAGGTGGAGCTTGATTACTGGAAGAACTCTGTCTACTGTTTTATTCTAGGAGCTAATCCTCCCTGGGATATTGTTGAAGGCTACATCAGGAGATTATGGATTAACCATAAGGTAGATAAACTTTCCTTTTTGCCTAATGGTGTTTTCATGGTTCGCTTTCTCTCCAAGGCTGCTAAAGATGCTGTCTTAAGGCAAGGTCACTTTCTTTTTGACAATAAACCCCTCATAGTTAAGCCTTGGACCCCTGATGTAGAACTCGTTAAGCACGAAGTTAAATCTGTTCCTGTATGGGTCAAGTTACATAAACTCCCTCTGAAATTCTGGGGTAAAGGGCTTCCTCGTATCTCTGGACTTATTGGGAagtttattaagtgtgatttggCTACAAAGGATAAAACCAGGATTGGGTATGCGAGAGTTATGATTGAGTTAATGATTGGTGACCCTCTCCCTGACAAAGTTAAGTTTTTAGATGAACATGGTGACCTTGTTATTATTGATGTTGAGTTTGAATGGAAACCGGTGGTGTGTGTTGGTTGTAAAGGTATTGGGCATACTGCTGCTGAGTGTAGGAGATCTAAGAAGACACGGGCAGTGGTGCCTAATAATCAGAAACCTGCTACCAAAGTTTGGAAACCTAAGACCAAGGCTACTGAGAATATTCAGAAAGCTAAGCCTGTTAAGACTCCTGTCCAATCTCCCTCTGCAGTGCTTGTAGCAGCAGCTACCCCTGCTGAGACACAGCTTCAAACCCCTGTAGTTTGGCATTCATCTGGGACATATTCTATGGggcctgctcctgctcctgccaAGGCTACTGCAATTGGGAGACTTAGTAGACAAGATATTAGTGAAGGAGGGTATACTGTCCACAGATTTGGGCAACATACTTTCTTGGAAAGCTTGAATACTCCAACACCCAAGGTAGGCATGTGGATAAGTGGTAGTGGTCCTCACCTTGTGGTGAGGAATGCATAACCTAGGGTTTTGGAATATTAGGGGCCTAAATAGTCCTCCCAAACAGAAGCAAGTTAAATGGTTCATGCATATGAACAAAGTAGGCTTGTTTGGGatccttgagacaaaggttaaGGCCTTGTCTCTAAATATTATAAATGGATTAATAGTTGTTGGTTGGAGTATTGCTACTAATAATAGTTGGCACAAAGGTGGTAGAGTTTGGGTACTTTGGAATCCAGCTATTTTTATTATTGATTTCTATGATTTTTCTGCTCAATGCATCAACATGAAAGTTACTGAAGTTGCCTCTTCCACTCAATTTTATGTTTCTATGGTTTATGCATTTAATGATCTGGTGGATAGAAGAAGTTTATGGAATCAACTTATCAAGTTTGCATCTATTATTAATGAACCTTGGATGGTTCTTTGGAGATTTTAATTGTGTTTTATCTCACTCTGAGAGACTTGGTGGGTCTAGCACTGATGCAGAGATTGATGAGTTTCAGAGTTGTTTGGATGCTTGTGGTCTTATTGATAGCCCTGCTCAAGGGGCCTACTATACCTGGAATAACAAACAGGATGCAAGCTTTAGAGTTTTCAGTAGACTTGACAGAGTACTTATCAATAGTGAGTGGAGTCGGGAAGATGCCTTCCATGTATGCTCATTTCCTTCTGAAGGAACCTTTGATCACACTCCTGTATAATTAAGAGTTCGATCAGTCTGATAGTTTCAAAAGACCTTTTAAATATTACAATATGTGGGGTAAAGATAAGAGTTTTATTCCAAAGTTAACTGCCTGGTGGACTGTGCATTATCAGGGTACTAAAATGTTTCAAGTAGTTAGGAAATTGAAGAATTTGAAGGTTCACCTAAGACAGTTCAACAAAGATCATTTTGCTGATATTGAAAATGCAGCTGCTGTAGCTTTAAGAAATCTTGAGGACATCCAGATCAGTCTCATTGATGATCCTAGTAATCAGCAAATGTTGAATATGGAAGCCCATCTTTGTGGAGGAGTACAGAAATTGCAAGTCGATCGTATGTCTTTTCGGTCAGAAAGCTAAATTAGCATGGAGTAAAGATGGTGATTTCAAGTCTAAGTATTTCCATGGAGCCATAAGGAGTCGTGTTCTAAGGAATCAGGTCCTTTGTGTGAAAGATTCTAAGGGTCAGGAGCACTCTGCACCCCAGGCTATTGAAGATGCTTTCTTAACTTACTACAAGGAGCTCTTGGGGACTGCTGTCTCCACTGACAAAGTTAATTTTCAGATCATCAAGAGAGGACAGGTGTGTGATGCTAGTCTTCAGGATATTCTTGTTCTTCCTGTGACCAATCAGGAGATTAAAACAGCCATTTTTTCAATCCCTGATCATAAAGCTCCTGGACTTGATGGTTATTCCAGTGCTTTTTTTAAGGACTCTTGGACTGTTATTGGTGATGAAGTATGTGCTGCAGTTCAAGATGTCTTCAATTCTGGTAAGCTTCTCAAGCAGCTGAATGCTACCACTGTTACCCTGATACCTAAATGCAAGATGCCTACTTATGTTCATCAATTCAGGCCCATTGCCTGCTGCAATGTTCTCTACAAGTGTATTTCAAAAATTTTGTGCAACAGAATATCTCTTGTTTTACCTGAGTTGATTAGCAAGAATCAGGGAGGTTTTATCAAAGGGAGAAGTATACTAGAAAACATCATGGTGTGCCAAGACCTGGTGAGACTATACAACAGACAGTCTTGCTCTGCTAGATGTATGTTTAAAATGGATTTGATGAAAGCCTACGACTCAGTTAGCTGGGATTTTTTAGCTGATATCCTGGAAGCTTTTAATTTCCCAGTTTCTATTAGAAGGCTTATCATGGAA contains:
- the LOC141588810 gene encoding uncharacterized protein LOC141588810, producing the protein MNLGWFFGDFNCVLSHSERLGGSSTDAEIDEFQSCLDACGLIDSPAQGAYYTWNNKQDASFRVFSRLDRVLINSEWSREDAFHVCSFPSEGTFDHTPGTKMFQVVRKLKNLKVHLRQFNKDHFADIENAAAVALRNLEDIQISLIDDPSNQQMLNMEAHLCGGVQKLQVLCVKDSKGQEHSAPQAIEDAFLTYYKELLGTAVSTDKVNFQIIKRGQVCDASLQDILVLPVTNQEIKTAIFSIPDHKAPGLDGYSSAFFKDSWTVIGDEVCAAVQDVFNSGKLLKQLNATTVTLIPKCKMPTYVHQFRPIACCNVLYKCISKILCNRISLVLPELISKNQGGFIKGRSILENIMVCQDLVRLYNRQSCSARCMFKMDLMKAYDSVSWDFLADILEAFNFPVSIRRLIMECVSSATYTLSLNGDTFGFFPGKRGLRIIDCSTEKLPFHFHPLCKPMRLTHLMFADDLLLFCKGDAQSIMVLLRAYESFSRASGLKMNPQKSCAYFNGVPPGLKKEILSVSGIKEGSLPFKYLGVPITAVKPDKLWVQWVHHVYLKGQSWQSYNPSSDTSWHWRKVCHVRDTIKEGFSDGIWSIGVGEYSVKSCYSWLRDKRPVVDWHRSVWNAVSPPKHCFIAWLISSQALMLKEKLFKFSQELYSYLAVKVGAKLDATNQLQSIMMKRWSRLRKQVTTAILLAAWYLIWNQRNEARLFYKVSRPDLIAEHIWRIIHTRIRVLSPQFISVKDKLWLSRVHLM